In Chamaesiphon minutus PCC 6605, a genomic segment contains:
- a CDS encoding class I fructose-bisphosphate aldolase: MNVDELIDTARKMVADSKGLLAMDESNPTCNKRFAKLDIPQTIDFRRAYRELIITTPSLGEYISGVILYDETIRQQKQDGTSFIQVIIDAGIIPGIKVDIGATDMAGHSGEKITEGLDGLRDRLKEYLQMGARFAKWRAVIVLGDRIPSRGCIEANAHSLARYAALCQEVGLVPIVEPELLMDGENTLERCVEVTEEILRTVFNQLYTQRVMLEGMILKPNMVLSGLTCSKQASLDEVADATVNCLLRSVPAAVSGIAFLSGGQSGELASARLNAMNLRFKSRLPWALSFSFGRAIQQPALELWQGKEANVLAAQQALLHQAKCNWAARQGEYKSAIERIEA, translated from the coding sequence ATGAATGTAGATGAGCTGATAGACACGGCAAGGAAGATGGTTGCTGACTCCAAAGGTCTGCTGGCGATGGATGAAAGTAATCCAACCTGCAACAAACGATTCGCGAAGCTAGACATTCCCCAGACGATAGATTTTCGCCGCGCCTATCGGGAATTGATTATTACTACTCCCAGTCTTGGTGAGTATATTAGTGGCGTGATTCTCTACGATGAGACAATCCGCCAGCAAAAGCAAGACGGCACTTCCTTTATTCAAGTCATTATTGACGCGGGAATTATTCCTGGAATCAAAGTTGACATCGGAGCCACGGACATGGCAGGTCATTCTGGAGAGAAGATTACCGAAGGTCTGGACGGATTGCGCGATCGCCTCAAGGAATATTTGCAAATGGGTGCTCGTTTTGCGAAGTGGCGTGCAGTAATTGTCTTAGGCGATCGCATTCCCAGTCGAGGTTGTATCGAAGCCAATGCCCATTCACTAGCTCGCTATGCTGCATTGTGCCAAGAGGTCGGACTGGTTCCCATTGTCGAGCCAGAATTGCTGATGGACGGTGAGAATACTTTAGAGCGTTGTGTCGAAGTCACTGAGGAAATTCTGCGAACCGTTTTTAACCAACTCTACACACAACGGGTAATGTTGGAGGGCATGATTCTGAAGCCCAACATGGTGCTTTCGGGATTAACTTGTTCTAAGCAAGCATCATTGGATGAGGTGGCTGATGCTACGGTTAACTGTCTTTTGCGATCTGTCCCTGCGGCTGTTTCGGGGATTGCATTCTTGTCGGGCGGTCAATCTGGCGAACTCGCTTCGGCTCGTTTGAACGCCATGAATCTCCGATTCAAGTCACGATTGCCTTGGGCTTTGTCGTTTTCCTTTGGACGTGCCATCCAGCAACCTGCTCTAGAGCTTTGGCAAGGCAAGGAAGCTAATGTGTTGGCGGCACAACAAGCTCTGCTGCATCAAGCAAAATGCAATTGGGCAGCGCGTCAAGGCGAATACAAGTCCGCAATAGAAAGGATAGAAGCTTGA
- the fldA gene encoding flavodoxin FldA, whose amino-acid sequence MSISETIQTEFGGDTVVEIIDISKAAASDFDRENIIIGCPTWNVGELQADWDVFYEELDNIDFTGKKVAYFGLGDQVNYADSFQDAIGILEEKISERGGMTVGYWSTEGYEFNESKGVRDGKFVGLALDEDNQSELTDKRIENWVAQLKQEFGI is encoded by the coding sequence ATATCGATCTCAGAGACAATTCAAACAGAGTTTGGCGGGGATACTGTCGTTGAAATCATAGATATTTCCAAGGCAGCAGCGAGTGATTTCGATCGTGAAAATATTATTATTGGCTGCCCCACCTGGAACGTTGGTGAATTACAAGCAGACTGGGATGTCTTTTATGAGGAACTTGACAACATTGATTTCACTGGCAAAAAGGTAGCCTATTTTGGACTCGGAGATCAGGTTAACTATGCCGACAGCTTTCAAGATGCGATCGGCATATTAGAGGAAAAAATTTCCGAGCGAGGTGGTATGACCGTCGGCTACTGGTCTACTGAAGGCTACGAATTTAATGAGTCTAAAGGGGTCAGGGATGGTAAGTTTGTCGGTCTGGCATTGGATGAAGATAACCAGTCTGAATTGACCGATAAACGGATTGAAAACTGGGTGGCTCAACTCAAGCAAGAATTTGGCATTTAA